In the genome of Pangasianodon hypophthalmus isolate fPanHyp1 chromosome 23, fPanHyp1.pri, whole genome shotgun sequence, one region contains:
- the ubp1 gene encoding upstream-binding protein 1 isoform X3, whose product MAWVLKMDDATIESGLVHDFDASLSGIGQELGAGAYSMSDVLALPIFKQEDGNASVESESKNPPFQYVLCTATSPAVKLQEETLTYLNQGQSYEIRLLDNRKRGEMPELNNKTVKSIVRVVFHDRRLQYMEHQQLEGWKWNRPGDRLLDIDIPMCVGITEPRTHASQLNAAEFLWDVSKRASVFVQVHCISTEFTPRKHGGEKGVPFRIQIDTFQQNENGEYMQHLHSASCQIKVFKPKGADRKQKTDREKMEKRSAQEKEKYQPSYDTTILSETRLEPVIEEAVEHELKKSSKRTLPADCGDSTAKSKRGSCSPWPDNAYVNPNTAASPNFTSNTNTHSYSNAVPESESSSPKHQGDGSQVFMESLSSTASMQEVQQWLLKNRFNSYSRVFTHFSGSDLLKLTREDLVQICGPADGIRLYNALKSKAVRPRLTVYVCQECESPLLERRCHSKNGEHGSPTAINGVCMCVFTQPLRSQTCEG is encoded by the exons TGATGTGCTGGCTCTGCCCATCTTTAAGCAGGAGGACGGGAACGCCTCAGTCGAGTCTGAGAGTAAGAATCCTCCGTTTCAGTACGTGCTGTGTACTGCTACCTCCCCAGCTGTTAAACTGCAGGAGGAGACTCTCACCTACCTAAACCAAG GCCAGTCTTATGAGATCCGTCTGCTAGATAACAGGAAGAGAGGGGAAATGCCAGAACTCAACAACAAGACTGTGAAG agtatagtgAGAGTTGTGTTTCATGACCGGAGGCTGCAGTACATGGAGCATCAGCAGCTAGAAGGCTGGAAGTGGAATCGCCCCGGCGACCGTCTCCTTGACATTG ATATCCCTATGTGTGTGGGTATTACTGAACCCCGCACCCACGCCTCCCAGCTCAATGCTGCTGAGTTTCTGTGGGACGTTTCCAAACGCGCATCTGTATTCGTACAG GTGCACTGCATAAGCACAGAGTTCACGCCAAGGAAGCATGGCGGAGAGAAGGGCGTACCGTTCCGCATCCAGATCGACACTTTCCAACAGAATGAGAACGGAGAGTACATGCAGCACCTGCACTCTGCCAGTTGCCAGATCAAAGTGTTTAAG CCGAAGGGTGCAGACCGGAAGCAAAAGACCGACAGAGAGAAGATGGAAAAAAGGAGTGCACAGGAGAAGGAGAAATACCAGCCCTCCTATGATACTACTATTCTGTCAGAG actcGTCTTGAGCCGGTGATAGAGGAGGCTGTGGAGCATGAGCTGAAGAAGTCGAGTAAGCGCACGCTCCCTGCAGACTGTGGAGACTCAACAGCCAAGAGCAAGAGAGGCAGT TGTTCTCCTTGGCCTGATAATGCTTATGTGAACCCAAACACAGCAGCTTCCCCAAACTTCAcctccaacacaaacacacactcctacagTAACGCCGTTCCCGAAAG tGAATCGTCTTCACCCAAGCACCAAGGAGATGGTAGCCAGGTCTTCATGGAG tctttaAGCTCGACAGCTTCCATGCAGGAGGTGCAGCAGTGGCTTCTTAAGAACAGGTTCAACTCCTATAGCCgggtttttacacatttctcag gttCTGATCTACTGAAACTGACTCGTGAAGATTTGGTGCAGATTTGTGGGCCAGCCGATGGGATCCGTCTCTACAACGCACTAAAATCAAA gGCAGTTCGACCTCGgctgactgtgtatgtgtgtcaggagtgtgagAGTCCCCTGCTGGAGAGACGCTGCCACAGCAAGAACGGAGAACATGGCAGTCCCACAGCCATAaacggtgtgtgtatgtgtgtgtttacacagccACTGAGATCCCAGACCTGTGAAGGCTAG
- the ubp1 gene encoding upstream-binding protein 1 isoform X1 — MAWVLKMDDATIESGLVHDFDASLSGIGQELGAGAYSMSDVLALPIFKQEDGNASVESESKNPPFQYVLCTATSPAVKLQEETLTYLNQGQSYEIRLLDNRKRGEMPELNNKTVKSIVRVVFHDRRLQYMEHQQLEGWKWNRPGDRLLDIDIPMCVGITEPRTHASQLNAAEFLWDVSKRASVFVQVHCISTEFTPRKHGGEKGVPFRIQIDTFQQNENGEYMQHLHSASCQIKVFKPKGADRKQKTDREKMEKRSAQEKEKYQPSYDTTILSETRLEPVIEEAVEHELKKSSKRTLPADCGDSTAKSKRGSCSPWPDNAYVNPNTAASPNFTSNTNTHSYSNAVPESESSSPKHQGDGSQVFMESLSSTASMQEVQQWLLKNRFNSYSRVFTHFSGSDLLKLTREDLVQICGPADGIRLYNALKSKAVRPRLTVYVCQECESPLLERRCHSKNGEHGSPTAINVYHALYLEELTAHELTRKISHVLSLPLTLINQVYRQGPTGIHILLSDQMVSNFSDESCFVVSMLKDDTSDRFHLVLK, encoded by the exons TGATGTGCTGGCTCTGCCCATCTTTAAGCAGGAGGACGGGAACGCCTCAGTCGAGTCTGAGAGTAAGAATCCTCCGTTTCAGTACGTGCTGTGTACTGCTACCTCCCCAGCTGTTAAACTGCAGGAGGAGACTCTCACCTACCTAAACCAAG GCCAGTCTTATGAGATCCGTCTGCTAGATAACAGGAAGAGAGGGGAAATGCCAGAACTCAACAACAAGACTGTGAAG agtatagtgAGAGTTGTGTTTCATGACCGGAGGCTGCAGTACATGGAGCATCAGCAGCTAGAAGGCTGGAAGTGGAATCGCCCCGGCGACCGTCTCCTTGACATTG ATATCCCTATGTGTGTGGGTATTACTGAACCCCGCACCCACGCCTCCCAGCTCAATGCTGCTGAGTTTCTGTGGGACGTTTCCAAACGCGCATCTGTATTCGTACAG GTGCACTGCATAAGCACAGAGTTCACGCCAAGGAAGCATGGCGGAGAGAAGGGCGTACCGTTCCGCATCCAGATCGACACTTTCCAACAGAATGAGAACGGAGAGTACATGCAGCACCTGCACTCTGCCAGTTGCCAGATCAAAGTGTTTAAG CCGAAGGGTGCAGACCGGAAGCAAAAGACCGACAGAGAGAAGATGGAAAAAAGGAGTGCACAGGAGAAGGAGAAATACCAGCCCTCCTATGATACTACTATTCTGTCAGAG actcGTCTTGAGCCGGTGATAGAGGAGGCTGTGGAGCATGAGCTGAAGAAGTCGAGTAAGCGCACGCTCCCTGCAGACTGTGGAGACTCAACAGCCAAGAGCAAGAGAGGCAGT TGTTCTCCTTGGCCTGATAATGCTTATGTGAACCCAAACACAGCAGCTTCCCCAAACTTCAcctccaacacaaacacacactcctacagTAACGCCGTTCCCGAAAG tGAATCGTCTTCACCCAAGCACCAAGGAGATGGTAGCCAGGTCTTCATGGAG tctttaAGCTCGACAGCTTCCATGCAGGAGGTGCAGCAGTGGCTTCTTAAGAACAGGTTCAACTCCTATAGCCgggtttttacacatttctcag gttCTGATCTACTGAAACTGACTCGTGAAGATTTGGTGCAGATTTGTGGGCCAGCCGATGGGATCCGTCTCTACAACGCACTAAAATCAAA gGCAGTTCGACCTCGgctgactgtgtatgtgtgtcaggagtgtgagAGTCCCCTGCTGGAGAGACGCTGCCACAGCAAGAACGGAGAACATGGCAGTCCCACAGCCATAaacg TTTACCATGCGCTTTACCTCGAAGAGCTGACCGCTCATGAGCTGACCAGAAAAATTTCCCATGTGTTGAGCCTGCCGCTAACCCTCATTAATCAAGTGTATAGGCAGGGGCCTACAGGAATACACATACTGCTCAGTGACCAG ATGGTGTCTAACTTCTCAGATGAGAGTTGCTTCGTTGTCAGTATGTTAAAAG ATGACACCAGTGACAGATTCCACCTGGTTCTGAAGTAG
- the pdcd6ip gene encoding programmed cell death 6-interacting protein isoform X1, with product MATFISVPLKKSSEVDLVKPLSKFITNAYPAGEEQTEYLRAVDELNKLRKSALGRPLDKHESSLEILLRYYDQLCSVEPKFPFPELCLTFTWKDAFDKGSLFGGSVKLALASVGYEKTCVLFNIGALSSQIASEQNLDNDEGLKTAAKFYQLASGAFAHIKDTVLSALNREPTMDISPETVGTLSQIMLSQAQEVFVIKATADKMKDGIIAKLANQTADFYGDAFKQCQYKENLPKYFYFQEVLPVLAAKHCMMQATAELHQSALAKQKKRFGEEIARLQHAAELVKTVASRYDEYVNVKDLSDKISRALTAAKKDNDFIYHDRVPEVKDLEHIGKATLVKATAIQVPLSQKFADLFEKMVPMLVQQSLSIANSRRADMVNRLVGSLREATNLCNGVLASLNLPAALEDLSGDSVPQSILEKSRAVIQQGGLNSIEQLIKDLPELLQRNREILDESLKILDDEETTDNELRAKFSQRWNRTPSGDLYKPLRAEGGNFRNILDKAVQADQVVKERYNTHCEMIALLCKPESELCAAIPSANPAKTLQGSEVVNVLKAQLVQLDEIKRDREVLEGEIKAVTFDMMTKFLTALAQDGAINEEALSTAELDSRYGTYTQRVQQNLRSQEDILAQVQTSHQEFAALKQSNTEANHREEVLKKLASAHDSYIEISSNLKEGTKFYNDLTEILLKFQNKCSDIVFARKTERDELLKELQQSIAREPSAPSFNVPAYQSNNPAPAAGGPTPAPRTVFPVQPQAKPQPPARPPPPNFSSQTASSSTTSSVPDSQAPPSVSSNPPPVAPPTAPSQAQGPPYPTYQGYPGFYQMPMAYNPYGYGYGMHYMPYQAQGQAGYPGGAPVQQPYPYPQQPPQQQPYYPQQ from the exons ATGGCGACGTTTATTTCTGTCCCGTTAAAGAAGTCTTCAGAAGTTGACTTGGTGAAACCGCTGTCGAAATTCATCACGAATGCTTATCCTGCGGGTGAGGAGCAGACGGAGTATCTGCGCGCGGTGGATGAGTTGAATAAACTGCGCAAAAGTGCGCTGGGGAGGCCGCTGGACAAACACGAGAGCTCGCTGGAGATCCTCTTACG GTACTATGATCAGCTGTGTTCAGTCGAGCCTAAATTTCCTTTCCCAGAG CTGTGTCTTACATTCACATGGAAAGATGCTTTTGATAAAGGATCTCTATTTGGTGGCTCAGTTAAACTTG CTTTGGCGAGTGTGGGCTATGAAAAAACATGTGTGTTGTTTAACATTGGGGCACTCTCCAGTCAGATCGCCTCAGAGCAGAACCTGGACAATGACGAGGGACTGAAGACAGCTGCCAAGTTCTACCAG CTGGCAAGTGGTGCATTTGCACACATAAAGGACACAGTGCTGTCTGCTCTTAATCGGGAGCCTACTATGGATATTTCTCCAGAGACAGTGGGAACACTCAGTCAGATCATGCTCAGCCAAGCACAAGAGGTCTTCGTCATCAAAGCCACTGCTG ACAAGATGAAAGATGGCATCATTGCTAAGTTGGCCAATCAGACTGCAGATTTCTATGGTGATGCTTTCAAGCAGTGCCAGTATAAAGAGAACCTGCCCAAG tatttttatttccaGGAAGTGCTTCCGGTCTTGGCTGCCAAGCACTGCATGATGCAAGCCACCGCAGAGCTCCATCAATCAGCACTGGCCAAACAGAAGAAACGTTTTGGAGAGGAGATTGCACGTCTTCAG CATGCCGCAGAGCTGGTTAAGACTGTAGCCTCACGCTACGATGAGTATGTGAACGTTAAGGATCTCTCTGATAAGATCAGCCGTGCTCTCACAGCTGCTAAGAAAGACAATGACTTCATCTACCACGATCGTGTACCTGAGGTCAAAGACCTCGAGCATATTGGCAAGGCAACGCTCGTCAAGGCAACTGCCATTCAAGTACCACTCAGCCAGAAGTTCGCAG atcttTTTGAGAAGATGGTGCCTATGTTAGTGCAGCAGTCTTTGAGCATAGCCAATTCCAGAAGGGCCGATATGGTCAACAGGCTTGTGGGCAGTCTGAGGGAGGCGACCAACCTCTGTAATGG GGTGTTGGCTTCTCTAAACCTGCCAGCAGCGCTAGAGGATCTCTCCGGAGATTCAGTCCCACAGTCCATCCTGGAGAAGAGTCGTGCTGTGATCCAACAGGGAGGCCTGAACAGCATTGAGCAGCTAATCAAAGATCTACCAGAACTGCTACAGAGAAACCGAGAAATACTGGATGAG TCTCTTAAGATTTTGGATGATGAGGAGACAACTGACAATGAGCTCAGAGCCAAATTCAGCCAGCGGTGGAACAGAACTCCATCTGGAGACCTATACAAACCCCTCagagcag AGGGTGGAAATTTCCGAAACATTTTGGATAAGGCTGTGCAAGCTGACCAGGTGGTAAAGGAGCGCTATAACACTCACTGTGAGATGATCGCTCTGCTCTGCAAACCAGAGAGCGAGTTGTGCGCTGCCATTCCTTCAGCCAACCCGGCCAAGACTCTTCAGGGCAGTGAG GTGGTAAACGTATTGAAGGCTCAGTTGGTCCAGCTTGATGAGATCAAACGGGATCGCGAGGTTCTGGAAGGAGAGATAAAGGCAGTGACCTTTGACATGATGACAAAGTTCCTCACTGCCTTGGCTCAAGATGGAGCCATTAACGAGGAGGCCCTTTCCACTGCAGAACTGGACTCTCGCTAcggcacatacacacagcgtGTTCAGCAGAACCTCCGCTCCCAGGAGGACATTCTGGCCCAAGTACAG ACATCTCATCAGGAGTTTGCAGCACTCAAGCAGTCTAACACTGAGGCCAACCACAGGGAGGAGGTGTTGAAGAAACTGGCCTCAGCTCATGATAGCTACATTGAGATTAGCTCCAATCTCAAAGAGGGCACTAAg TTCTACAATGATTTAACTGAAATCCTGCTGAAGTTCCAGAATAAGTGCAGTGACATTGTTTTTGCTCGCAAGACTGAGAGGGATGAGCTGCTCAA GGAGTTGCAGCAGAGTATTGCTCGCGAGCCAAGCGCGCCTTCTTTTAACGTCCCAGCTTACCAGAGCAATAACCCGGCCCCCGCTGCAGGAGGCCCCACCCCTGCTCCCCGGACCGTGTTT CCGGTGCAGCCTCAGGCTAAACCCCAGCCTCCAGCAAGACCACCGCCACCCAACTTCAGTTCACAGACCGCCAGTAGCAGCACCACCAGCTCAGTGCCTGACAGCCAAGCCCCACCTTCTGTCAGTTCCAATCCCCCACCTGTGGcaccacccactgcaccatCACAGGCTCAAGGACCACCCTACCCCACTTATCAGGGCTATCCAGG GTTTTATCAAATGCCGATGGCGTATAACCCTTATGGATATGGGTATGGCATGCACTACATGCCGTATCAGGCTCAGGGGCAGGCTGGTTACCCTGGAGGTGCTCCTGTCCAGCAGCCGTACCCGTATCCTCAACAACCACCCCAGCAACAGCCCTATTACCCCCAGCAGTAG
- the LOC128317293 gene encoding uncharacterized protein LOC128317293 — translation TPPQPTSPSSLPNNPPTTPPPTSPSSLPNNPPTPPQPTSPSSLPNNPPTTPPPTSPSSLPNNPPTPPQPTSPSSLPNNPPTPPPTTSPSSLSNHPPTPPPPTSPSSLHHHQPSHPYSPTTPIPPATSISNSPNTPPLHHHHHQPPHPYSPTTNPATLSTPAPPTPTLGCTSNTVL, via the coding sequence ACTCCACCACAACCAACCTCCCCATCCTCACTCCCCAACAACCCCCCcactacaccaccaccaacCTCCCCATCCTCACTCCCTAACAACCCTCCCACTCCACCACAACCAACCTCCCCATCCTCACTCCCCAACAACCCCCCcactacaccaccaccaacCTCCCCATCCTCACTCCCCAACAACCCCCCCACTCCACCACAACCAACCTCCCCATCCTCACTCCCTAACAACCCCCCCACTCCACCACCAACAACCTCCCCATCCTCACTCTCCAACCACCCCCCcactccaccaccaccaacctCCCCATCCTcactccaccaccaccaacctTCCCATCCTTACTCCCCAACCACCCCCATCCCACCAGCAACTTCAATTTCCAACTCTCCAAACACCCCTCcactccaccaccaccaccaccaacctcCCCATCCTTACTCCCCAACCACTAACCCCGCCACCCTTAGCACCCCTGCACCCCCCACACCCACACTGGGCTGCACATCAAACACAGTGTTATAA
- the pdcd6ip gene encoding programmed cell death 6-interacting protein isoform X2 — MATFISVPLKKSSEVDLVKPLSKFITNAYPAGEEQTEYLRAVDELNKLRKSALGRPLDKHESSLEILLRYYDQLCSVEPKFPFPELCLTFTWKDAFDKGSLFGGSVKLALASVGYEKTCVLFNIGALSSQIASEQNLDNDEGLKTAAKFYQLASGAFAHIKDTVLSALNREPTMDISPETVGTLSQIMLSQAQEVFVIKATADKMKDGIIAKLANQTADFYGDAFKQCQYKENLPKEVLPVLAAKHCMMQATAELHQSALAKQKKRFGEEIARLQHAAELVKTVASRYDEYVNVKDLSDKISRALTAAKKDNDFIYHDRVPEVKDLEHIGKATLVKATAIQVPLSQKFADLFEKMVPMLVQQSLSIANSRRADMVNRLVGSLREATNLCNGVLASLNLPAALEDLSGDSVPQSILEKSRAVIQQGGLNSIEQLIKDLPELLQRNREILDESLKILDDEETTDNELRAKFSQRWNRTPSGDLYKPLRAEGGNFRNILDKAVQADQVVKERYNTHCEMIALLCKPESELCAAIPSANPAKTLQGSEVVNVLKAQLVQLDEIKRDREVLEGEIKAVTFDMMTKFLTALAQDGAINEEALSTAELDSRYGTYTQRVQQNLRSQEDILAQVQTSHQEFAALKQSNTEANHREEVLKKLASAHDSYIEISSNLKEGTKFYNDLTEILLKFQNKCSDIVFARKTERDELLKELQQSIAREPSAPSFNVPAYQSNNPAPAAGGPTPAPRTVFPVQPQAKPQPPARPPPPNFSSQTASSSTTSSVPDSQAPPSVSSNPPPVAPPTAPSQAQGPPYPTYQGYPGFYQMPMAYNPYGYGYGMHYMPYQAQGQAGYPGGAPVQQPYPYPQQPPQQQPYYPQQ, encoded by the exons ATGGCGACGTTTATTTCTGTCCCGTTAAAGAAGTCTTCAGAAGTTGACTTGGTGAAACCGCTGTCGAAATTCATCACGAATGCTTATCCTGCGGGTGAGGAGCAGACGGAGTATCTGCGCGCGGTGGATGAGTTGAATAAACTGCGCAAAAGTGCGCTGGGGAGGCCGCTGGACAAACACGAGAGCTCGCTGGAGATCCTCTTACG GTACTATGATCAGCTGTGTTCAGTCGAGCCTAAATTTCCTTTCCCAGAG CTGTGTCTTACATTCACATGGAAAGATGCTTTTGATAAAGGATCTCTATTTGGTGGCTCAGTTAAACTTG CTTTGGCGAGTGTGGGCTATGAAAAAACATGTGTGTTGTTTAACATTGGGGCACTCTCCAGTCAGATCGCCTCAGAGCAGAACCTGGACAATGACGAGGGACTGAAGACAGCTGCCAAGTTCTACCAG CTGGCAAGTGGTGCATTTGCACACATAAAGGACACAGTGCTGTCTGCTCTTAATCGGGAGCCTACTATGGATATTTCTCCAGAGACAGTGGGAACACTCAGTCAGATCATGCTCAGCCAAGCACAAGAGGTCTTCGTCATCAAAGCCACTGCTG ACAAGATGAAAGATGGCATCATTGCTAAGTTGGCCAATCAGACTGCAGATTTCTATGGTGATGCTTTCAAGCAGTGCCAGTATAAAGAGAACCTGCCCAAG GAAGTGCTTCCGGTCTTGGCTGCCAAGCACTGCATGATGCAAGCCACCGCAGAGCTCCATCAATCAGCACTGGCCAAACAGAAGAAACGTTTTGGAGAGGAGATTGCACGTCTTCAG CATGCCGCAGAGCTGGTTAAGACTGTAGCCTCACGCTACGATGAGTATGTGAACGTTAAGGATCTCTCTGATAAGATCAGCCGTGCTCTCACAGCTGCTAAGAAAGACAATGACTTCATCTACCACGATCGTGTACCTGAGGTCAAAGACCTCGAGCATATTGGCAAGGCAACGCTCGTCAAGGCAACTGCCATTCAAGTACCACTCAGCCAGAAGTTCGCAG atcttTTTGAGAAGATGGTGCCTATGTTAGTGCAGCAGTCTTTGAGCATAGCCAATTCCAGAAGGGCCGATATGGTCAACAGGCTTGTGGGCAGTCTGAGGGAGGCGACCAACCTCTGTAATGG GGTGTTGGCTTCTCTAAACCTGCCAGCAGCGCTAGAGGATCTCTCCGGAGATTCAGTCCCACAGTCCATCCTGGAGAAGAGTCGTGCTGTGATCCAACAGGGAGGCCTGAACAGCATTGAGCAGCTAATCAAAGATCTACCAGAACTGCTACAGAGAAACCGAGAAATACTGGATGAG TCTCTTAAGATTTTGGATGATGAGGAGACAACTGACAATGAGCTCAGAGCCAAATTCAGCCAGCGGTGGAACAGAACTCCATCTGGAGACCTATACAAACCCCTCagagcag AGGGTGGAAATTTCCGAAACATTTTGGATAAGGCTGTGCAAGCTGACCAGGTGGTAAAGGAGCGCTATAACACTCACTGTGAGATGATCGCTCTGCTCTGCAAACCAGAGAGCGAGTTGTGCGCTGCCATTCCTTCAGCCAACCCGGCCAAGACTCTTCAGGGCAGTGAG GTGGTAAACGTATTGAAGGCTCAGTTGGTCCAGCTTGATGAGATCAAACGGGATCGCGAGGTTCTGGAAGGAGAGATAAAGGCAGTGACCTTTGACATGATGACAAAGTTCCTCACTGCCTTGGCTCAAGATGGAGCCATTAACGAGGAGGCCCTTTCCACTGCAGAACTGGACTCTCGCTAcggcacatacacacagcgtGTTCAGCAGAACCTCCGCTCCCAGGAGGACATTCTGGCCCAAGTACAG ACATCTCATCAGGAGTTTGCAGCACTCAAGCAGTCTAACACTGAGGCCAACCACAGGGAGGAGGTGTTGAAGAAACTGGCCTCAGCTCATGATAGCTACATTGAGATTAGCTCCAATCTCAAAGAGGGCACTAAg TTCTACAATGATTTAACTGAAATCCTGCTGAAGTTCCAGAATAAGTGCAGTGACATTGTTTTTGCTCGCAAGACTGAGAGGGATGAGCTGCTCAA GGAGTTGCAGCAGAGTATTGCTCGCGAGCCAAGCGCGCCTTCTTTTAACGTCCCAGCTTACCAGAGCAATAACCCGGCCCCCGCTGCAGGAGGCCCCACCCCTGCTCCCCGGACCGTGTTT CCGGTGCAGCCTCAGGCTAAACCCCAGCCTCCAGCAAGACCACCGCCACCCAACTTCAGTTCACAGACCGCCAGTAGCAGCACCACCAGCTCAGTGCCTGACAGCCAAGCCCCACCTTCTGTCAGTTCCAATCCCCCACCTGTGGcaccacccactgcaccatCACAGGCTCAAGGACCACCCTACCCCACTTATCAGGGCTATCCAGG GTTTTATCAAATGCCGATGGCGTATAACCCTTATGGATATGGGTATGGCATGCACTACATGCCGTATCAGGCTCAGGGGCAGGCTGGTTACCCTGGAGGTGCTCCTGTCCAGCAGCCGTACCCGTATCCTCAACAACCACCCCAGCAACAGCCCTATTACCCCCAGCAGTAG
- the ubp1 gene encoding upstream-binding protein 1 isoform X2 — protein MAWVLKMDDATIESGLVHDFDASLSGIGQELGAGAYSMSDVLALPIFKQEDGNASVESESKNPPFQYVLCTATSPAVKLQEETLTYLNQGQSYEIRLLDNRKRGEMPELNNKTVKSIVRVVFHDRRLQYMEHQQLEGWKWNRPGDRLLDIDIPMCVGITEPRTHASQLNAAEFLWDVSKRASVFVQVHCISTEFTPRKHGGEKGVPFRIQIDTFQQNENGEYMQHLHSASCQIKVFKPKGADRKQKTDREKMEKRSAQEKEKYQPSYDTTILSETRLEPVIEEAVEHELKKSSKRTLPADCGDSTAKSKRGSCSPWPDNAYVNPNTAASPNFTSNTNTHSYSNAVPESESSSPKHQGDGSQVFMESLSSTASMQEVQQWLLKNRFNSYSRVFTHFSGSDLLKLTREDLVQICGPADGIRLYNALKSKAVRPRLTVYVCQECESPLLERRCHSKNGEHGSPTAINVYHALYLEELTAHELTRKISHVLSLPLTLINQVYRQGPTGIHILLSDQMTPVTDSTWF, from the exons TGATGTGCTGGCTCTGCCCATCTTTAAGCAGGAGGACGGGAACGCCTCAGTCGAGTCTGAGAGTAAGAATCCTCCGTTTCAGTACGTGCTGTGTACTGCTACCTCCCCAGCTGTTAAACTGCAGGAGGAGACTCTCACCTACCTAAACCAAG GCCAGTCTTATGAGATCCGTCTGCTAGATAACAGGAAGAGAGGGGAAATGCCAGAACTCAACAACAAGACTGTGAAG agtatagtgAGAGTTGTGTTTCATGACCGGAGGCTGCAGTACATGGAGCATCAGCAGCTAGAAGGCTGGAAGTGGAATCGCCCCGGCGACCGTCTCCTTGACATTG ATATCCCTATGTGTGTGGGTATTACTGAACCCCGCACCCACGCCTCCCAGCTCAATGCTGCTGAGTTTCTGTGGGACGTTTCCAAACGCGCATCTGTATTCGTACAG GTGCACTGCATAAGCACAGAGTTCACGCCAAGGAAGCATGGCGGAGAGAAGGGCGTACCGTTCCGCATCCAGATCGACACTTTCCAACAGAATGAGAACGGAGAGTACATGCAGCACCTGCACTCTGCCAGTTGCCAGATCAAAGTGTTTAAG CCGAAGGGTGCAGACCGGAAGCAAAAGACCGACAGAGAGAAGATGGAAAAAAGGAGTGCACAGGAGAAGGAGAAATACCAGCCCTCCTATGATACTACTATTCTGTCAGAG actcGTCTTGAGCCGGTGATAGAGGAGGCTGTGGAGCATGAGCTGAAGAAGTCGAGTAAGCGCACGCTCCCTGCAGACTGTGGAGACTCAACAGCCAAGAGCAAGAGAGGCAGT TGTTCTCCTTGGCCTGATAATGCTTATGTGAACCCAAACACAGCAGCTTCCCCAAACTTCAcctccaacacaaacacacactcctacagTAACGCCGTTCCCGAAAG tGAATCGTCTTCACCCAAGCACCAAGGAGATGGTAGCCAGGTCTTCATGGAG tctttaAGCTCGACAGCTTCCATGCAGGAGGTGCAGCAGTGGCTTCTTAAGAACAGGTTCAACTCCTATAGCCgggtttttacacatttctcag gttCTGATCTACTGAAACTGACTCGTGAAGATTTGGTGCAGATTTGTGGGCCAGCCGATGGGATCCGTCTCTACAACGCACTAAAATCAAA gGCAGTTCGACCTCGgctgactgtgtatgtgtgtcaggagtgtgagAGTCCCCTGCTGGAGAGACGCTGCCACAGCAAGAACGGAGAACATGGCAGTCCCACAGCCATAaacg TTTACCATGCGCTTTACCTCGAAGAGCTGACCGCTCATGAGCTGACCAGAAAAATTTCCCATGTGTTGAGCCTGCCGCTAACCCTCATTAATCAAGTGTATAGGCAGGGGCCTACAGGAATACACATACTGCTCAGTGACCAG ATGACACCAGTGACAGATTCCACCTGGTTCTGA